One window of the Salvia splendens isolate huo1 chromosome 1, SspV2, whole genome shotgun sequence genome contains the following:
- the LOC121757553 gene encoding expansin-B4-like — translation MDSIVNVNATLSKARFLPAVATWYGSPTGSGSGGACGLENDVINAPYYGMISAGKANLFRSGVECGTCYMVRCKDHPACSGSPIHVTITDECPGLCNNEPFHFDLSGKAFGYLAKTGHEEELRKTGRINIQYTSVRCHYKAHLAVKIDSGSNPYYVAMVVENVNGDGEIDRIEIMGQGLQSWGWRDMQRDWGETWKFDVPSGTTGPFSIRFTDRSSRSVVAYRIIPANWAPGKTYYSRTNFL, via the exons ATGGATTCCATAGTGAATGTGAACGCGACACTCAGTAAAGCTCGTTTCTTACCCGCGGTGGCAACATGGTACGGCAGCCCCACCGGATCAGGAAGTG GTGGAGCTTGTGGTTTGGAAAATGATGTGATAAATGCCCCTTATTACGGCATGATTTCTGCCGGTAAGGCCAATTTATTCCGTTCTGGTGTCGAATGTGGGACTTGTTATATG gtACGATGCAAAGATCATCCAGCTTGTTCAGGATCTCCAATTCATGTGACAATCACAGACGAATGCCCCGGCCTTTGTAATAATGAACCTTTTCACTTTGACTTAAGTGGTAAAGCTTTTGGTTATTTAGCGAAGACTGGTCATGAAGAAGAGTTAAGAAAAACAGGAAGGATCAACATTCAATATACTAG CGTGAGATGCCACTACAAGGCTCATTTAGCAGTGAAGATCGATTCAGGATCAAACCCTTACTATGTAGCCATGGTTGTGGAGAATGTGAATGGAGATGGTGAAATAGATCGAATTGAGATCATGGGACAAGGTTTGCAATCATGGGGATGGAGGGATATGCAACGTGATTGGGGTGAGACTTGGAAATTTGACGTGCCTAGTGGAACTACCGGACCCTTTTCAATTAGATTTACAGATCGCAGCTCAAGATCAGTTGTGGCTTATAGGATCATACCAGCAAATTGGGCTCCTGGAAAGACATATTATTCGAGAACGAATTTCCTTTGA